One Paenibacillus sp. FSL H7-0737 DNA segment encodes these proteins:
- a CDS encoding response regulator transcription factor, protein MIEILLVDDEPYVTESLARTIPWDEIGVKQVHQAASGAEALEILEQQDIDIMVTDISMPGMSGLQLIETVSERWPDIRSILLTGFSDFQYAKKAIQLQAFDYILKPVSDEEFINSISGAIESLKDEWEAHDKYHLLLYNRKADYSVLRANLMHELLLGRVLSERTLALKLKEYEISFESDVEAAMLLIQLGKHYAAMDHHSVSLMEYAIGNIAEELFKEQFHVWFCKAPHDCLILLVELKPVIQRELEKSNNYDAARQQILKSAIANFRISVSNYLKGEISLIVTEWFAFPEGMTAAYRSGLSSMYLTTHNETGSVLYLGDRHLQEMMSIKSLESLYRPPTLIHLLESKQWDTARQKIADVFRDMENARFSSEHLYEVFLSITNAFMYIAHKGGQFISQIDQYAFDPMLTQSIIVSFDKLKDWAFDMLNKLQKELSESDQNTKSYIIKQVHELVGNHSGHDLSVKTIADHVYLHPVYLSKIYKAETGEGLGDYIIRMRMERALYLLKNTNKKIYEITTELGYQNPQYFSKMFKKHYNMTPNEFRDG, encoded by the coding sequence ATGATAGAGATATTGTTAGTCGATGATGAGCCTTATGTAACAGAAAGTCTGGCCCGCACGATTCCGTGGGACGAGATTGGCGTAAAGCAAGTGCATCAGGCGGCATCGGGTGCCGAGGCTCTGGAAATATTGGAACAGCAGGACATAGATATCATGGTTACTGATATTTCGATGCCTGGAATGTCCGGTTTGCAATTAATTGAAACGGTGAGTGAGAGATGGCCGGATATCCGGTCGATTCTGCTGACAGGTTTTTCTGATTTTCAGTACGCTAAGAAGGCGATTCAGCTACAGGCTTTTGATTATATTTTGAAGCCAGTAAGTGATGAGGAATTTATCAATAGTATCTCCGGAGCGATTGAGTCTCTAAAAGACGAATGGGAGGCACATGATAAATATCATTTGCTACTCTATAATCGCAAAGCCGATTACAGTGTTTTGCGGGCCAACTTGATGCATGAGTTACTACTTGGTAGAGTGCTGTCTGAGCGGACACTTGCATTAAAGCTTAAGGAATATGAAATCTCTTTCGAATCAGATGTTGAAGCGGCGATGTTATTGATTCAGCTGGGTAAACATTACGCCGCAATGGATCATCATTCGGTTTCCCTAATGGAATATGCCATCGGCAATATTGCCGAGGAGCTCTTTAAGGAGCAATTCCATGTCTGGTTTTGCAAAGCACCCCATGATTGTTTAATTTTGCTTGTGGAACTGAAGCCAGTCATCCAGCGAGAGTTAGAGAAGTCGAATAATTACGATGCTGCGAGACAACAGATCCTTAAGTCAGCGATTGCTAACTTCAGAATTAGTGTGAGTAACTATCTGAAGGGTGAGATATCGCTTATCGTAACGGAGTGGTTTGCTTTTCCCGAAGGGATGACGGCTGCCTATCGAAGTGGCTTAAGTTCAATGTATTTGACAACACATAATGAAACAGGCTCGGTACTTTATCTGGGGGATCGTCATCTTCAGGAGATGATGAGCATCAAATCACTCGAAAGTCTTTATCGTCCGCCAACGCTCATTCATTTGCTGGAATCTAAGCAATGGGATACAGCCCGTCAGAAGATAGCTGATGTGTTCCGAGATATGGAGAATGCACGCTTTTCAAGTGAGCATCTGTATGAAGTCTTTCTGTCCATTACTAATGCATTCATGTACATTGCCCACAAAGGGGGGCAGTTCATCTCGCAAATCGATCAATATGCGTTCGATCCGATGCTGACACAGAGCATTATTGTTTCTTTTGACAAGCTGAAGGACTGGGCTTTTGATATGTTAAACAAGCTGCAGAAGGAACTCTCAGAAAGTGATCAGAACACGAAAAGTTACATTATAAAGCAGGTACATGAGCTGGTAGGAAACCATTCTGGGCATGATCTGTCGGTCAAGACGATAGCGGATCATGTGTATCTGCACCCTGTGTACTTATCTAAAATATATAAGGCAGAGACAGGAGAAGGGCTCGGAGACTATATTATCCGCATGCGGATGGAACGTGCACTTTATCTACTTAAGAATACGAATAAAAAAATCTATGAAATCACGACCGAACTTGGATATCAGAATCCGCAATATTTCAGCAAAATGTTCAAGAAGCATTACAATATGACACCAAATGAGTTTCGTGACGGATAG
- a CDS encoding sensor histidine kinase, with product MYRYNLFTKIVSIMVIMLIPITILYFYSNKTTTDVLRTELNTSNSNQLSFFQNQVESNMELLSSWPILLIHDPDILSLKDTYLKGTHLNLDAINTIKRIQTKISIQESSSNWKSKLYLYSPSIHRMVSENDAIPYSDEDLKREVKSGWHVEKIIEQDGDHFVFSWFSFTPFMSEFTPEKANTIMKVEFDSRNIEDMLDKFKSDGRRDPFYYKQGTGLIFNRSADKLLANELVKRLEQEQLKQSENRTVNINGESYSVNIVYSDKMGWYLIDYMPLSEILHPIQTSNRLFYFAIGALLLMSCLVAYLLYVQVQVPVRLLVGGFQRLKQGDYSARVEIKGKNEFSFLSGRFNSMVEQIQKLIENVLMEKIHVREARLKQLQSQINPHFFYNCFSFITSMAKLDNMGAVVGMSHNLSRYYRYTTRQERDLVALSEETEFVTHYLEIQKMRMSRLQYEVHIPPQMRKRDLPPLVLQPLVENAVIHGIEPVSKEGLVRITGTCNGRVMTLTVEDDGKGMTPEEIIVLENKLGKAMDEEMGCGLWNVHQRMRLRFGEDAGLTIAPSSLGGLQVKLQWLLPLTDNNMDDI from the coding sequence GTGTATAGATATAATTTATTTACCAAAATCGTAAGTATCATGGTCATCATGCTGATTCCTATTACGATCCTCTATTTCTATTCCAATAAGACGACCACGGATGTGCTACGTACGGAATTAAATACTTCGAACAGCAATCAGCTCAGTTTTTTTCAGAATCAAGTAGAGAGCAATATGGAGCTGTTGTCCTCCTGGCCGATCCTGCTCATTCATGATCCTGATATTTTGAGCTTAAAGGATACTTATTTGAAGGGAACACATTTGAACCTGGATGCGATAAACACGATTAAGCGGATTCAGACCAAAATCAGTATTCAGGAAAGCTCCTCCAACTGGAAGAGTAAGTTGTATCTATATTCACCGTCCATCCACCGAATGGTGTCAGAGAATGATGCTATACCGTATTCGGATGAGGATTTGAAGCGGGAAGTAAAGTCAGGCTGGCATGTAGAAAAGATCATTGAGCAAGATGGCGACCATTTTGTGTTCTCTTGGTTTTCTTTTACCCCCTTCATGTCAGAGTTCACTCCTGAAAAAGCCAATACGATTATGAAAGTGGAGTTTGACAGCCGAAACATTGAAGATATGCTGGATAAATTCAAAAGTGATGGCAGGAGAGATCCTTTTTATTATAAACAGGGCACTGGTCTTATCTTTAACCGTAGTGCTGACAAGCTACTAGCTAATGAATTGGTAAAAAGGCTGGAGCAAGAGCAGCTGAAGCAAAGTGAAAATCGTACCGTGAACATTAATGGTGAGTCCTACAGTGTAAACATAGTCTATTCGGATAAAATGGGCTGGTATTTGATCGACTATATGCCGCTGTCAGAAATACTGCATCCGATCCAAACCTCCAATCGCTTATTTTATTTTGCTATTGGTGCATTGTTATTAATGAGCTGTCTCGTAGCCTATCTACTGTATGTTCAGGTGCAGGTGCCCGTTAGATTATTGGTTGGAGGCTTCCAGAGGTTGAAGCAAGGAGACTACTCTGCGCGGGTGGAGATCAAAGGTAAGAATGAGTTCAGCTTTCTGTCCGGAAGGTTTAATAGCATGGTGGAACAGATTCAGAAGCTGATTGAGAATGTGTTAATGGAAAAGATCCATGTTCGAGAAGCTAGATTAAAGCAGCTTCAATCCCAGATTAATCCGCATTTCTTCTATAATTGCTTCTCATTTATTACGAGTATGGCGAAGCTCGATAATATGGGTGCTGTCGTCGGTATGTCACATAATTTATCCCGGTATTACAGATATACGACCCGCCAAGAACGCGATCTTGTCGCTTTATCTGAAGAAACGGAATTTGTGACTCACTATCTGGAGATCCAAAAAATGAGGATGAGCAGACTTCAATATGAAGTTCATATCCCGCCGCAAATGCGGAAAAGAGATCTTCCTCCGTTGGTTCTTCAGCCTTTGGTCGAGAATGCGGTTATCCATGGGATTGAACCTGTCTCTAAAGAGGGGCTGGTGCGAATTACGGGCACATGCAACGGAAGAGTTATGACATTAACGGTTGAGGATGACGGAAAAGGCATGACCCCGGAGGAAATTATCGTATTGGAAAATAAGCTAGGCAAAGCGATGGATGAAGAAATGGGCTGCGGGCTTTGGAATGTGCATCAGAGAATGCGGCTGCGTTTTGGTGAGGATGCAGGATTGACGATTGCACCATCATCACTCGGAGGATTGCAGGTTAAACTTCAGTGGTTGTTACCGCTAACTGACAATAATATGGATGACATCTAG
- a CDS encoding DMT family transporter → MSNVTASSSANKVSSTSPLRSGFWLVVFGAALWGVDPLFRIILLKSLTSSQIVLLEHVVLFLAASPVLWRHRAELKGIGFRQIGALLIVSWGGSAGATILFTMALSSGDLNAVLLLQKLQPIFAIGLAALILKERLPKNFGILIIVALVGTYLLTFGWSIPFGHVNNFIGVSSLMALGAAALWGGSTVMGRYLLGSMKYETVTSLRFILALPLLFIITTLEGAPWQINGGFGASAAIAINLLLQALLPGLLSMLMYYKGLSTTKASFATLAELSFPMTGVIINWIVFQQLVTLPQIIGFALIWTALFFISSQQSKAQTL, encoded by the coding sequence ATGAGTAATGTAACAGCTTCATCATCAGCTAATAAGGTAAGCAGCACGTCACCGTTACGCAGTGGGTTTTGGCTCGTTGTGTTCGGTGCAGCACTATGGGGCGTTGATCCGCTCTTTCGTATTATCCTCTTAAAATCTTTGACCTCATCGCAAATTGTTCTTTTGGAGCATGTGGTGCTTTTCTTGGCTGCTTCCCCTGTTCTTTGGCGTCACCGGGCGGAGCTAAAAGGCATTGGATTTCGCCAGATTGGAGCTTTGCTAATTGTTTCCTGGGGAGGTTCTGCCGGGGCGACAATTCTATTTACGATGGCACTCTCCAGTGGGGATTTAAATGCTGTGCTGTTGCTGCAAAAGCTTCAGCCGATATTCGCTATCGGGCTTGCAGCCTTAATTCTTAAAGAACGTCTGCCTAAAAATTTCGGAATCCTCATTATTGTGGCACTGGTAGGAACCTATCTGCTGACCTTTGGCTGGAGTATTCCATTCGGACATGTGAACAACTTCATCGGTGTTAGCAGTCTGATGGCCTTAGGAGCGGCCGCATTGTGGGGTGGCTCAACAGTAATGGGACGTTATCTGCTTGGGTCTATGAAATATGAGACAGTGACTTCCCTAAGATTTATATTGGCGCTGCCGTTGCTTTTCATTATCACCACATTAGAAGGTGCTCCTTGGCAGATTAATGGTGGATTTGGTGCATCTGCTGCCATCGCCATTAATTTGTTGCTGCAGGCTCTGCTGCCAGGACTACTCAGTATGCTGATGTATTACAAAGGACTCAGCACTACCAAAGCTTCCTTTGCTACATTGGCTGAACTAAGCTTTCCTATGACGGGAGTAATCATTAACTGGATCGTATTCCAGCAGCTCGTCACGCTACCGCAAATTATCGGGTTCGCGTTGATCTGGACCGCTTTATTCTTCATATCGAGTCAACAATCTAAAGCACAAACGCTCTGA
- a CDS encoding PstS family phosphate ABC transporter substrate-binding protein yields the protein MKESFWTKESFWTKLLFSFFAVGVIAFLGFIGSIITALFGGLMFYTPLVAILSVVIAIYVVLLIFNVLSRKTSNIILLSILGLSVLVTAGYEIKQAYINSIATVDDREVNLVLYEPFAENTKAVNLDKPSSYHIDNNLPKLDGATALYPLYSAFVQSAYPAASYNPYDFQTSQVICSSTPEAYKRLIEGDTDIIFVAAPSLAQQKHAKRKGVELKLTPIGREAFVFFVNKRNEVTGLSTAQLKDIYAGKITNWKDVGGANNRIRAFQRPEDSGSQTMLQKFMGDTTLMTPPKEDVADIMSGIIKQTSSYRNYKNALGYSFLFYASEMNQSGEIALLAIDGVKPDKESIRSGQYPLATEFYAVTAGSDNPNIQPFLDWMQSAQGQELVEKTGYTSLQ from the coding sequence ATGAAGGAATCATTTTGGACGAAGGAGTCATTCTGGACGAAGTTATTGTTCTCCTTTTTTGCTGTCGGAGTCATAGCTTTTTTAGGATTCATAGGTTCGATAATTACCGCGCTTTTCGGGGGACTAATGTTTTATACTCCACTTGTGGCGATTTTATCTGTTGTGATAGCTATTTATGTTGTACTCCTTATATTTAATGTGTTGTCCCGAAAAACAAGCAATATTATATTGCTATCCATCCTCGGACTTAGTGTGCTCGTAACCGCAGGATATGAGATCAAACAAGCATATATCAACAGCATTGCCACGGTCGATGATCGGGAAGTTAATTTGGTACTATACGAACCTTTTGCTGAGAATACCAAAGCAGTGAATTTGGATAAACCTTCTTCATATCATATCGATAACAACTTACCAAAATTGGATGGCGCAACCGCACTATACCCACTGTATTCAGCTTTCGTACAATCTGCTTATCCTGCGGCCAGTTATAATCCATATGATTTCCAAACAAGTCAAGTGATTTGCAGTAGCACACCGGAAGCTTACAAAAGACTAATCGAAGGTGACACTGATATTATCTTTGTCGCTGCTCCTTCTCTTGCCCAACAGAAACATGCGAAGCGAAAAGGCGTTGAGCTGAAGCTCACACCCATCGGCCGCGAGGCTTTCGTATTTTTTGTGAATAAACGAAACGAAGTAACTGGACTTTCCACCGCCCAGCTTAAAGATATCTACGCAGGCAAGATCACCAATTGGAAAGATGTAGGCGGAGCTAATAACCGTATTCGCGCTTTTCAACGCCCAGAGGATAGTGGGAGCCAGACGATGCTGCAAAAGTTTATGGGAGACACTACACTCATGACACCTCCTAAGGAAGACGTGGCGGATATTATGAGTGGAATTATTAAACAAACCTCCAGTTATCGCAATTATAAAAATGCACTCGGGTACAGCTTCTTATTTTACGCCTCAGAAATGAATCAAAGTGGGGAAATTGCACTACTCGCCATTGATGGTGTTAAGCCCGACAAAGAAAGTATTCGCAGTGGACAGTACCCTTTGGCTACAGAATTTTATGCTGTGACTGCTGGAAGTGACAACCCCAATATTCAGCCCTTTCTAGATTGGATGCAATCTGCTCAAGGTCAGGAATTGGTAGAAAAAACGGGTTATACTTCTTTGCAATAA
- a CDS encoding N-acetylmuramoyl-L-alanine amidase family protein, giving the protein MKKFGFLALLLLLLVLVHPGTGYAGSAETHINLDGNDLKISKEAQVQIVNGSVMVPLRLVTEQLGYTVKWDNVTKTATIEQKGTTLKLIVNNAMAEASGKQVKLDNPPFLSGNTTLVPLRFVGEQTGTTVGWDNVTKTVYLTSPVPEIGGSEPEITVPDTSVTAPSDNGSNGNTTTDGNTSTAAVTNLSFIDNKLIIAMNGSVTPNVFTMTDKDRIVVDLPNTSFGDSFHQNLSVGKNQSGQLTITEYPNVSTIRYSLFSSSPSTIRIVIDLNSANNYSVTNANDGLIIVDLNGTSTTPPATTVPEVPVTTPPPSSGNTDKKIIVIDAGHGGKDPGTGSNRKEKDFTLPTALKIAELLKKEPNIEVVLTRSDDTYPTLQDRSNLANKVKADLFISVHANSIPVGSKSNPSGTETYYTRKDSLLFAQTVHKYLTVATGLQDRGVRQANYHVTRETKMPAILLECGYLSNTKDEALLFTVDVQNRIAEAVVLGIKEYLGR; this is encoded by the coding sequence ATGAAGAAGTTTGGTTTTTTGGCGTTACTGCTGCTTTTGTTGGTGCTGGTTCATCCAGGAACTGGTTATGCCGGCTCTGCAGAGACACACATCAATCTAGACGGCAATGATCTTAAGATTTCAAAAGAAGCACAAGTTCAAATTGTAAATGGAAGCGTGATGGTTCCACTTCGCCTCGTTACGGAGCAGCTTGGTTATACCGTGAAATGGGATAATGTGACCAAGACTGCAACCATTGAGCAAAAGGGAACGACATTAAAGCTTATCGTGAATAATGCGATGGCAGAGGCTTCGGGGAAACAGGTAAAACTGGACAACCCTCCTTTTCTCAGTGGCAACACGACCCTCGTTCCTTTAAGATTTGTTGGTGAACAGACAGGAACTACTGTCGGTTGGGATAATGTGACCAAAACGGTATACTTAACTTCTCCAGTACCAGAGATTGGCGGAAGCGAACCAGAAATTACAGTTCCAGACACATCTGTAACCGCACCCTCTGATAATGGATCGAATGGTAACACAACAACTGATGGAAACACCTCGACGGCAGCAGTCACAAATCTTAGCTTCATCGATAACAAGCTCATCATCGCGATGAACGGCAGTGTAACACCAAATGTATTCACAATGACAGATAAAGACCGAATTGTCGTAGATTTACCGAATACCAGCTTTGGCGACAGCTTTCATCAGAACCTTTCTGTCGGAAAAAACCAAAGTGGGCAGTTGACGATTACCGAATATCCTAACGTCTCAACCATTCGTTATTCATTATTCAGTAGTTCTCCCTCTACGATCCGGATCGTGATTGATCTGAACAGTGCGAATAACTACAGTGTAACGAATGCTAACGACGGACTTATTATAGTGGATCTAAATGGGACAAGCACAACGCCTCCTGCAACCACTGTACCTGAAGTACCGGTCACAACGCCTCCACCTTCTTCTGGCAACACAGACAAGAAGATAATTGTTATTGATGCAGGACATGGTGGGAAAGATCCTGGCACTGGAAGTAACCGCAAAGAGAAGGATTTCACCTTGCCAACAGCACTGAAAATTGCAGAATTACTAAAGAAAGAGCCAAATATTGAGGTTGTGCTCACTCGAAGTGATGATACATACCCGACCCTGCAGGACAGATCCAACCTCGCCAATAAGGTAAAAGCAGATTTGTTTATCTCTGTTCATGCCAATAGTATCCCAGTGGGCAGTAAGAGCAATCCTAGTGGTACAGAGACCTATTACACACGTAAAGATAGTTTATTATTCGCGCAAACCGTTCATAAATATCTTACTGTTGCTACAGGTCTTCAGGATCGAGGGGTTCGTCAAGCAAATTATCATGTAACAAGAGAAACTAAAATGCCAGCCATTTTATTAGAATGTGGTTACTTAAGTAATACCAAGGACGAAGCATTACTCTTCACAGTAGATGTTCAGAATAGGATAGCCGAAGCAGTAGTTCTAGGGATTAAGGAATATTTAGGTCGATAG
- a CDS encoding VOC family protein codes for MKVQGFNHVTVNVSDLSRSLNFYTGILGLQLIHKGNTDAYMEWGSAWICLIEKPEYTELMGSVIGIDHIAFSIAEEHFEEAVQVLRTHEVRIIRGPVKRGVGWTVNFLDPDGIQLELHTSNLRERMSVWNNKQE; via the coding sequence ATGAAGGTCCAAGGATTTAATCATGTGACGGTAAATGTGAGTGATTTATCACGTTCATTGAATTTTTATACTGGTATTTTGGGTCTTCAGCTAATACACAAAGGCAATACAGATGCCTATATGGAATGGGGAAGCGCATGGATTTGCCTCATTGAAAAGCCAGAATACACTGAATTAATGGGCAGTGTAATTGGGATAGACCACATTGCCTTTAGTATAGCGGAAGAACATTTCGAGGAGGCTGTACAGGTACTCCGTACCCACGAAGTACGAATCATTAGAGGACCTGTTAAAAGGGGAGTAGGCTGGACCGTCAACTTTCTCGATCCAGATGGGATTCAGTTAGAGCTACACACTTCTAATCTAAGAGAACGAATGAGTGTTTGGAATAACAAACAAGAATAA
- a CDS encoding carboxylesterase/lipase family protein, whose amino-acid sequence MVGPIAVTSYGKLQGREEDGVNVWRGIPFAAPPVGELRFRAPQPPEAWSGIRDASEFGPVSHQPADTRGTRFGGLTPRHSEDCLYLNVWSPASPGEALPVMFWIHGGTFVTGAGSQPQFDGTSFAKNGNVVLVTINYRLGPFGFMHLSSLGDGFASNQGLLDQIAALEWVKLNIAAFGGDPQRVTVFGESAGSMSIAALLAMPAAKGLFAGAIMQSGAAQTLSNQQGKDIAVALLTELGISPDGDTSLLNTFSAEQIIEAATRMTIKLTGGSIGMLFQPVIDGDTLPVDPAQAVAEGSAQGIPLLIGTNRDEGNLFFRGETPGADFDESLKALEQMMGTGSLAEVASHYSSTWEGQAEILTDLYFWGTSISLAENQLAYAPVWMYRFDGTVPGHPLLNKAVHGAEIVYAFNNLSHVTRLGAEITPAMQKLAESMHTAWIAFAHRGNPATSELSWPEYNLEERPTLIFDEEMRVTQDPDSEKRKRIVSILV is encoded by the coding sequence ATGGTAGGACCGATAGCAGTAACCTCTTACGGTAAGCTTCAAGGACGAGAGGAGGATGGCGTGAACGTTTGGCGTGGAATCCCTTTTGCCGCTCCACCAGTTGGAGAGCTTCGATTTCGTGCGCCGCAGCCACCAGAAGCTTGGAGCGGAATTAGAGATGCTTCTGAATTTGGTCCAGTTAGCCATCAGCCAGCGGATACGAGAGGTACGCGTTTCGGTGGCTTAACACCTCGTCATTCTGAAGATTGTTTGTATTTAAATGTATGGTCACCTGCATCCCCAGGCGAGGCACTCCCTGTTATGTTTTGGATCCACGGGGGTACATTTGTGACTGGCGCTGGAAGTCAGCCACAGTTTGATGGCACTAGTTTCGCGAAGAATGGTAATGTTGTCTTGGTGACGATTAATTATCGACTGGGACCATTTGGTTTTATGCATCTGTCTTCGCTTGGTGATGGATTTGCGTCTAATCAAGGCTTGCTGGATCAAATTGCCGCGCTGGAATGGGTAAAGCTTAATATTGCCGCCTTTGGAGGCGACCCTCAGCGAGTTACGGTATTTGGAGAATCAGCTGGCAGCATGAGTATCGCTGCCCTTCTGGCTATGCCTGCTGCAAAGGGATTATTTGCTGGAGCGATCATGCAAAGTGGGGCTGCTCAAACCTTGTCAAATCAACAAGGAAAAGATATTGCTGTAGCATTACTTACTGAACTAGGCATTTCTCCTGATGGAGATACTAGCCTACTTAATACGTTCTCAGCGGAACAAATTATAGAAGCAGCCACAAGAATGACTATTAAATTAACGGGTGGTTCAATAGGCATGTTATTTCAGCCTGTCATTGATGGGGATACGCTTCCTGTAGATCCTGCACAGGCTGTGGCAGAAGGATCAGCCCAGGGGATTCCGTTGTTGATTGGAACCAATCGAGATGAGGGGAATTTATTTTTCAGGGGAGAAACACCAGGTGCAGACTTTGATGAATCGCTCAAGGCGCTGGAGCAGATGATGGGAACTGGAAGTCTGGCGGAGGTTGCCAGCCACTATTCTTCTACATGGGAAGGACAGGCGGAGATTCTAACGGATCTATATTTCTGGGGAACCTCTATATCCTTAGCTGAGAATCAATTGGCCTATGCGCCTGTTTGGATGTATCGTTTTGATGGGACGGTCCCTGGCCATCCATTGTTAAACAAAGCTGTACATGGTGCGGAAATTGTCTATGCTTTTAACAATTTGTCTCATGTAACTCGCTTGGGTGCGGAAATTACACCGGCGATGCAAAAATTGGCTGAAAGTATGCATACGGCATGGATTGCCTTTGCTCATCGAGGAAACCCAGCTACATCCGAGCTATCATGGCCTGAGTATAATCTGGAAGAACGTCCTACACTGATCTTTGATGAAGAGATGCGAGTAACTCAAGATCCCGATTCAGAGAAACGCAAGAGAATTGTCTCTATTCTGGTTTGA
- a CDS encoding AI-2E family transporter, translating into MERLQVWPGKFKKFFLNNKFVVTLLILLLTGVTILVFSKIPFIFTPISVLLHTVAAPLLLSGIAYYLLNPLVDLMGKRFRMKRVYAIIILYLLIAGIITLILVMVIPILRTQLSGLIDDFPRYSDLIQERFMNLTGSEFFGQVQDSIGTNLSEITSKITAWGTSFLNNALTGVGSFVGAVTEIVLAVVTTPFILFYLLRDGKRLPDYILKFVPTALQPQTRMVMSEMNAQVSSYIRGQIIVSCCIGALLYIGYLIIGLEYSLVLAIAAACTAVVPYLGPAIAITPALIVAMVTSPFMLLKMIIVWTAVQLIEGKFISPQIMGKTLKIHPITIIFVIIFAGKMFGVLGIILAVPGYAVLKVVFTHIFQWFRFQSGLYKQIEENKE; encoded by the coding sequence ATGGAGAGGCTGCAGGTGTGGCCGGGGAAGTTTAAGAAGTTTTTTCTGAACAACAAATTTGTGGTAACCTTACTTATTTTATTGTTAACTGGGGTAACTATCCTGGTGTTCTCAAAGATACCGTTTATTTTTACGCCTATATCTGTATTGCTGCACACGGTGGCTGCACCATTGTTACTATCCGGTATCGCTTATTATTTGCTGAATCCGTTAGTAGACCTGATGGGAAAAAGATTCAGGATGAAACGTGTGTATGCAATCATCATTCTTTATCTGTTAATTGCGGGTATTATTACGTTGATTCTGGTGATGGTGATTCCGATTCTTCGAACGCAATTATCTGGTTTGATTGACGATTTTCCAAGGTATAGTGACTTGATCCAGGAACGATTTATGAATCTGACGGGAAGCGAATTCTTTGGTCAAGTTCAAGATAGTATAGGAACTAACCTAAGTGAAATCACCAGTAAAATTACGGCTTGGGGCACTTCTTTTCTGAATAATGCGCTAACAGGTGTAGGGAGCTTCGTCGGAGCCGTTACGGAGATTGTGCTGGCGGTGGTGACGACACCGTTTATTCTATTCTACTTGCTTCGTGATGGAAAAAGATTGCCAGATTACATTTTGAAATTTGTACCTACCGCGCTGCAGCCGCAGACTCGGATGGTAATGTCGGAGATGAACGCCCAGGTATCTTCCTATATTCGAGGGCAAATTATAGTAAGCTGCTGCATTGGTGCGCTGCTCTATATTGGCTACTTGATTATTGGTCTGGAGTATTCACTTGTCCTTGCCATTGCCGCTGCTTGTACAGCAGTTGTTCCCTATTTGGGTCCGGCAATTGCTATTACACCAGCCTTAATTGTGGCCATGGTCACTTCACCATTTATGCTGCTGAAGATGATCATCGTTTGGACGGCTGTACAGCTGATTGAAGGAAAGTTTATCTCTCCGCAGATTATGGGCAAGACACTGAAGATTCATCCGATCACGATCATTTTTGTGATTATTTTTGCCGGCAAAATGTTTGGCGTTCTTGGCATTATCCTTGCAGTTCCTGGTTACGCGGTGCTCAAGGTTGTATTTACACATATTTTTCAATGGTTCCGGTTCCAGTCCGGATTGTATAAGCAGATTGAAGAGAATAAGGAATAA
- a CDS encoding (2Fe-2S) ferredoxin domain-containing protein, with amino-acid sequence MTTWNLQGTVSHLLICNGSSCKKHKGEEVAEAIEDEIEKQGAQSLIHTTVTRCNGRCSDSCVVIAYPEGVWYKEITPKSAKSLVRKHLQGERLEDHLLYTYDGQLMAANDKGAKGKKKK; translated from the coding sequence ATGACAACTTGGAATTTACAAGGAACCGTAAGTCACTTGTTGATATGTAATGGTAGCAGCTGCAAGAAACATAAAGGTGAAGAGGTAGCTGAAGCGATAGAAGATGAGATTGAAAAGCAAGGTGCACAGAGTCTTATACATACGACGGTAACCCGTTGTAATGGTAGATGTTCAGATTCCTGCGTCGTAATCGCATACCCTGAAGGCGTGTGGTATAAAGAGATCACACCTAAATCAGCGAAATCGCTAGTACGGAAGCATTTACAAGGCGAGAGACTTGAGGATCATCTGCTGTATACATATGATGGTCAGCTGATGGCTGCAAATGACAAGGGAGCTAAAGGGAAGAAGAAAAAATAG